A region from the Drosophila mauritiana strain mau12 chromosome 2L, ASM438214v1, whole genome shotgun sequence genome encodes:
- the LOC117135197 gene encoding probable DNA-directed RNA polymerases I and III subunit RPAC2: MTLTSIAEACALHVFCKQTKEYLNKLKMGALAELAGDEKNGEGSRTFVFTNEGHTLGNALKTIIARYPEVDFCGYTIPHPTEQKLHFRIQSRRDRAIDILKRGLEDLEGLCDHTIVTFEKEMAEFNAMKVENT, from the exons ATGACTCTAACATCGATTGCCGAGGCATGTGCCTTGCACGTTTTTTGTAAACAAACGAAAGAGTATTTGAACAAACTGAAAATGGGAGCATTGGCAGAG CTGGCTGGTGATGAGAAAAACGGCGAAGGATCTCGGACTTTTGTGTTCACCAACGAGGGCCACACGCTGGGAAATGCGCTGAAAACGATTATAGCCCGCTACCCGGAGGTGGATTTCTGTGGCTACACAATTCCGCATCCCACAGAGCAGAAGCTGCACTTCCGCATCCAATCCCGTCGAGACAGAGCCATAGATATACTTAAACGGGGACTGGAGGAtctggagggtctgtgtgacCATACAATCGTTACGTTCGAAAAGGAGATGGCCGAGTTTAATGCCATGAAAGTGGAGAATACATGA
- the LOC117135196 gene encoding dynactin subunit 6 — protein sequence MPSENRIKILPKAVVCEESNLRGDITFSSGCVVHPSATVIADAGPIIIGENCIIEEYATVAHRLEPGAVWDVNNILSIGTHNVFEVGCQVEAAKIGDKNVFESKCFVGRGVTVSSGCVVGAGIRIHGSQRLPENTIVYGEQGLQREAIDKQGSQTLQIDFLRKVLPNYHHLRKPNYDPKKARSVV from the exons ATGCCCTCGGAAAACAG AATCAAAATCCTGCCCAAGGCGGTGGTCTGCGAGGAGAGCAACCTGCGCGGTGACATCACCTTCTCGTCGGGCTGTGTGGTTCATCCGAGTGCCACCGTTATCGCCGACGCAGGACCCATAATAATTGGGGAGAACTGCATCATAGAGGAATATGCCACCGTAGCACACCGTTTGGAGCCGGGCGCCGTTTGGGATGTTAACAATATCCTGAGCATTGGCACTCACAATGTCTTTGAAGTCGGCTGCCAAGTGGAAGCGGCCAAGATTGGCGACAAGAACGTCTTCGAGAGCAAGTGTTTTGTGGGCCGCGGTGTCACTGTTTCCAGCGGTTGTGTGGTGGGAGCTGGAATAAGGATCCATGGTAGTCAACGTCTGCCCGAAAACACGATTGTTTATGGAGAGCAGGGCCTGCAGCGCGAGGCCATCGACAAGCAGGGATCGCAGACCCTGCAGATCGACTTCCTGCGCAAGGTCCTGCCGAACTATCATCATCTCCGCAAACCCAACTACGATCCCAAGAAGGCGCGCAGCGTGGTTTAG